A stretch of Arcobacter sp. LA11 DNA encodes these proteins:
- the flhF gene encoding flagellar biosynthesis protein FlhF: MNMLSFLGETPTIALRNAQEECGEEAIVISTKKISSVSDGNKDMYEVVVALEDEQEEIKHTKRIVSQPTINEPRVEAKFYDFREEILKMQDAILQVQKTLWDPKSQLYDLTIPPEFIDIYTLFEQNGFDQEMTYTIMKKTIKQLPVALKSNPKKVNDFFKLVLRRIIPIKHEVPLRKHQRKIIMMVGPTGVGKTTTIAKLAARYAYKLGQNYKVGIVTLDSFRVGAIEQLQAYTNIMRLPLEVVKKPEDLVEALLRLKDCNYIFIDTAGSSQYDVDKIELINEYQERVDDLPIEKVLVLPANVKHSDLIDIYTNYSRLNIDYLTFTKLDETKSFGNLISFAHKTKKSITYFSIGQNVPDDLIVSDSSFLIDCFMNNACARR, translated from the coding sequence ATGAATATGCTCTCTTTTTTAGGTGAAACACCAACAATTGCCTTAAGAAATGCACAAGAAGAGTGTGGTGAAGAAGCAATTGTAATTTCAACAAAAAAGATATCAAGTGTAAGTGATGGAAATAAAGATATGTATGAGGTTGTTGTTGCTTTAGAAGATGAGCAAGAAGAGATAAAACATACTAAAAGAATAGTTTCTCAACCTACAATTAATGAACCAAGAGTTGAAGCAAAGTTTTATGATTTTAGAGAAGAAATTCTTAAAATGCAAGATGCAATTCTTCAGGTACAAAAGACACTTTGGGATCCAAAAAGTCAGCTATATGACTTAACTATACCTCCTGAATTTATTGATATATATACACTTTTTGAGCAAAATGGTTTTGATCAAGAAATGACGTATACAATTATGAAAAAAACTATTAAGCAACTTCCTGTAGCATTAAAGTCGAATCCAAAAAAAGTGAATGATTTTTTTAAATTAGTATTAAGACGAATAATTCCAATTAAACATGAAGTCCCACTAAGAAAACATCAAAGAAAAATTATTATGATGGTAGGTCCAACAGGAGTTGGAAAAACTACGACAATTGCAAAATTAGCAGCAAGATATGCGTATAAACTAGGACAAAACTATAAGGTTGGAATTGTTACATTAGATTCATTTAGAGTTGGGGCTATTGAGCAATTACAAGCTTATACAAATATTATGAGATTGCCCTTAGAAGTTGTAAAAAAACCAGAAGATTTAGTTGAAGCTCTTTTGAGATTAAAGGATTGTAATTATATTTTTATCGATACAGCAGGTTCAAGTCAATACGATGTAGATAAAATTGAACTGATAAATGAGTATCAAGAAAGAGTTGATGATTTACCAATAGAAAAAGTTCTAGTTTTACCTGCAAATGTTAAACACAGTGATTTAATTGATATCTATACAAATTATTCAAGATTGAATATTGATTATTTGACTTTTACAAAGCTTGATGAAACTAAAAGTTTTGGTAATCTAATTTCATTTGCCCATAAAACAAAAAAATCTATAACTTACTTTTCAATAGGACAAAATGTACCTGATGATTTAATTGTTTCAGATTCAAGTTTTTTAATTGACTGTTTTATGAATAATGCTTGTGCAAGGAGATAA
- a CDS encoding AAA family ATPase — protein sequence MFNTISSQASKLINLTKKTQNLSKTKIITITSGKGGVGKSTFTANISYLLSRRGFKIAIIDADIGLANMQVLFDMKPKQTLFDYVEGRSTINEVITETKFDNISLIAGKSGYQYANIKNSLVLTRIVEDIKALNKYDLVLIDTGAGLNNYVQEFLSVSNNVLALTTTDPSALTDVYALMKMLSHDKEKLLLCFNHTKNYQIGETIANSLVNLAKKNRLNSNFMVKYIGNVSTSANISTTSRLRKIFAHEFANDDITKQLQKTIDSLLNNIK from the coding sequence TTGTTTAACACAATTTCCTCTCAGGCAAGTAAATTAATAAATTTAACAAAAAAAACTCAAAATCTATCAAAAACAAAAATCATAACTATAACCTCGGGGAAAGGCGGTGTTGGTAAATCTACATTTACTGCAAATATATCCTATTTATTGTCTAGAAGAGGTTTTAAAATTGCTATAATTGATGCAGATATTGGACTTGCAAATATGCAAGTATTATTTGATATGAAACCTAAACAAACACTTTTTGATTATGTTGAAGGAAGAAGTACAATAAATGAAGTTATTACTGAAACTAAATTTGATAATATATCTTTAATTGCTGGAAAAAGTGGATATCAATATGCAAATATAAAGAATTCTCTAGTTTTAACACGAATTGTTGAAGATATTAAGGCTTTAAATAAATATGATTTAGTTTTAATTGATACTGGTGCAGGTTTAAATAATTATGTCCAAGAATTCTTATCCGTATCAAATAATGTTCTTGCTTTAACTACTACGGACCCTTCAGCTTTAACAGATGTTTATGCTTTAATGAAAATGCTTTCACATGATAAAGAAAAATTACTTTTATGTTTTAATCATACAAAAAACTATCAAATTGGAGAGACAATTGCTAATTCTTTAGTAAATTTGGCTAAAAAGAATAGGTTAAATTCAAATTTTATGGTAAAATATATAGGTAATGTTTCAACATCAGCGAATATTTCTACTACTTCAAGGCTAAGAAAAATATTTGCACATGAATTTGC